In a genomic window of Glycine max cultivar Williams 82 chromosome 13, Glycine_max_v4.0, whole genome shotgun sequence:
- the LOC100805459 gene encoding uridylate kinase, which produces MASCDDDDDFSLLRDDSHHHLHQPYAPHHHHFSPSAVAASVPPKPVAEAEDFANPFEDDDGSASEKRKECDEIGEGAASYGFNNKRSKATPSNGAVSGGAEYRKDREEWSDTAIVCLLEAYTEKFTQLNRGNLRGRDWEEVAAVVSERCENQSKSVEQCKNKVDNLKKRYKLERHRMSSGCISTSHWPWFKQLEQIVGNSLPAKFSDEDKAVVSAGTTPRQSKRYGVATPSTGGQANSMKSKAFSNRWRRVVFKISGAALTGSDTCNIDPKVAMLVSREVSIASHLGVEVAIVVGGRNFFSGDAWVNATGLERCTAYQVGMMATVMNSILLQSTLEKMGVQTRVQTSVAMQEFAEPYNRQRAIRHLEKGRVVIFGGIGFGAGTPLFSTDIAAALRASELNAEAVLKGTNVDGVYDCNSRDNNFTFEHISFRELGSRGVTSMDMSALTFCEENAIPVVVFNLLEPGNISKALCGEQVGTLIDQTGAIS; this is translated from the exons ATGGCCTCTtgcgacgacgacgacgacttCTCTCTCCTCCGCGACGAcagccaccaccacctccaccaaCCCTACGCGCCGCACCACCACCACTTCTCTCCCTCCGCCGTCGCCGCCTCCGTGCCGCCCAAGCCCGTTGCCGAAGCTGAGGACTTCGCCAACCCCTTCGAAGACGACGACGGTAGCGCCAGCGAGAAGCGCAAGGAGTGCGACGAGATCGGTGAGGGAGCCGCCTCGTACGGATTCAACAACAAGAGATCTAAGGCGACTCCGTCGAACGGCGCCGTGTCCGGCGGCGCCGAGTACCGCAAGGACCGGGAGGAGTGGAGCGACACGGCGATTGTGTGCCTCCTCGAGGCGTACACGGAGAAGTTCACGCAGCTGAACCGGGGGAACCTGAGGGGAAGGGATTGGGAGGAGGTTGCGGCGGTGGTGAGCGAACGGTGCGAGAACCAATCGAAGAGCGTGGAACAGTGTAAGAACAAGGTCGATAACCTGAAGAAGAGGTACAAATTGGAGCGGCACAGAATGAGCAGTGGCTGCATTTCCACCAGCCACTGGCCTTGGTTCAAGCAATTGGAGCAGATCGTCGGAAATTCTCTTCCGGCGAAGTTCTCCGACGAGGATAAAGCGGTGGTTTCCGCCGGAACTACTCCCAGGCAATCGAAGAG ATATGGAGTGGCAACACCCAGCACTGGAGGTCAAGCAAATAGCATGAAGTCCAAAGCATTCTCAAACAGATGGCGGAGGGTAGTTTTCAAAATTAGTGGGGCAGCTCTTACTGGATCTGATACCTGCAATATTGACCCTAAG gTGGCCATGCTAGTTTCAAGAGAAGTTTCCATAGCTTCCCACCTTGGTGTGGAG GTGGCAATTGTTGTTGGAGGTCGTAATTTCTTCTCTGGAGATGCATGGGTAAATGCGACAGGTTTAGAAAGATGTACTGCATACCAAGTTGG CATGATGGCCACTGTGATGAATTCAATATTGCTCCAATCTACTCTAGAGAAGATGGGTGTTCAGACTCGTGTACAAACTTCAGTTGCCATGCAGGAGTTTGCTGAACCATACAATAGGCAGCGGGCCATCAGACATCTTGAGAAAGGAAGGGTAGTTATATTTGGTGGCATTGGTTTTGGTGCTGGCACTCCTCTTTTCTCAACTGACATAGCTGCAGCTCTTCGGGCTTCAGAGC TTAATGCGGAAGCAGTCCTCAAGGGTACTAACGTAGATGGTGTATATGACTGCAACTCACGAGACAACAATTTCACTTTTGAGCACATATCCTTCAGAGAGTTGGGTTCAAGAGGTGTCACCTCTATGGATATGTCAGCGCTGACATTCTGTGAGGAAAATGCCATTCCTG TTGTGGTTTTTAATCTACTGGAGCCTGGGAACatctcaaaagctttgtgtggaGAACAGGTTGGCACACTAATTGACCAAACTGGAGCAATAAGCTAA
- the LOC102660494 gene encoding leucine-rich repeat receptor-like protein kinase PXC1: protein MMKHYHVLYMFLFFLPISTLSLHHNDTHALTLFRRQSDLHGYLLSNWTGHDACNSAWRGVLCSPNGRVTALSLPSLNLRGPLDPLTPLTHLRLLNLHDNRLNGTVSTLFSNCTNLQLLYLSSNDFSGEIPPEISSLKSLLRLDLSDNNLRGKVDVISNLTQLITLRLQNNLLSGEIPDLSSSMKNLKELNMTNNEFYGRLPSPMLKKFSSTTFSGNEGLCGASLFPGCSFTTTPPNNNDSNNNNDNNSNEKEPSQTVSSNPSSFPETSIIARPGREQQRKGLSPGAIVAIVIANCVALLVVVSFAVAHCCARGRGSSLVGSGESYGKRKSESSYNGSDEKKVYGGGESDGTSGTDRSRLVFFDRRSEFELEDLLRASAEMLGKGSLGTVYRAVLDDGCTVAVKRLKDANPCARHEFEQYMDVIGKLKHPNVVRLKAYYYAKEEKLLVYDYLSNGSLHALLHGNRGPGRIPLDWTTRISLVLGAARGLAKIHAEYSAAKVPHGNVKSSNVLLDKNGVACISDFGLSLLLNPVHAIARLGGYRAPEQEQNKRLSQQADVYSFGVLLLEVLTGRAPSSQYPSPARPRMEVEPEQAAVDLPKWVRSVVREEWTAEVFDQELLRYKNIEEELVSMLHVGLTCVVAQPEKRPTMEEVVKMIEEIRVEQSPLGEDYDVSCNSLSPSIPTTEDGLA, encoded by the exons ATGATGAAGCATTACCATGTCTtgtacatgtttttatttttcttaccaATTTCTACGTTAAGTCTCCACCACAATGACACTCATGCACTCACCCTTTTCCGTCGCCAAAGTGACCTACATGGCTACCTTCTTTCAAATTGGACAGGCCATGATGCTTGCAACTCCGCCTGGCGCGGCGTTCTTTGCTCCCCGAACGGCCGCGTCACCGCCCTCTCCCTCCCTTCCCTCAACCTGCGTGGCCCACTAGACCCTCTCACTCCCCTCACCCACCTTCGCCTCCTCAACCTCCACGACAACCGCTTAAACGGCACCGTTTCAACCCTCTTCTCCAACTGCACCAACCTCCAACTCCTCTACCTCAGCAGCAACGACTTCTCCGGCGAGATCCCGCCGGAGATATCCTCCCTAAAATCCCTCCTCCGCCTCGACCTCTCCGACAACAACCTTCGCGGCAAGGTTGATGTCATATCCAACTTAACACAACTCATAACACTGAGACTCCAGAACAACCTTCTCTCCGGCGAGATCCCCGACCTCTCTTCCTCCATGAAAAATCTCAAAGAACTCAACATGACAAACAATGAGTTCTACGGTCGCTTACCATCCCCCATGTTGAAGAAATTCAGTTCTACAACCTTCTCCGGTAACGAAGGATTGTGTGGTGCATCATTGTTTCCGGGTTGCTCCTTCACCACAACCCCTCCTAACAATAATGATAGCAAcaacaataatgataataatagtaatgagaAGGAACCGTCTCAGACAGTTTCTTCAAATCCTAGCTCCTTCCCTGAGACCAGCATAATCGCCCGTCCAGGGAGGGAGCAGCAGCGCAAGGGCTTGAGTCCTGGTGCCATTGTGGCCATCGTGATCGCGAATTGCGTGGCACTGCTCGTGGTAGTGTCGTTCGCGGTGGCGCATTGTTGTGCTAGAGGGAGGGGTTCGAGTTTGGTGGGGAGTGGGGAGAGCTACGGGAAGAGGAAGAGTGAGAGCAGCTACAATGGGAGTGATGAGAAGAAGGTGTATGGTGGTGGTGAGAGTGATGGAACCAGTGGGACTGATAGGAGTAGGCTTGTATTTTTTGATCGGAGGAGTGAGTTTGAGTTGGAGGATTTGCTTCGAGCTTCGGCGGAGATGTTAGGGAAGGGTAGTTTAGGGACGGTTTATAGGGCGGTGCTTGATGATGGGTGCACGGTGGCGGTGAAGAGGCTCAAGGATGCGAACCCTTGCGCGAGGCATGAGTTTGAGCAGTACATGGATGTGATTGGGAAGCTTAAGCATCCTAATGTTGTGAGACTCAAAGCTTATTACTATGCCAAGGAGGAAAAGCTTCTTGTCTATGATTATCTCTCCAATGGAAGCTTGCATGCTCTTCTTCACG GGAACCGTGGCCCGGGAAGAATTCCATTGGATTGGACTACAAGAATAAGCTTGGTGTTAGGAGCAGCAAGAGGTCTTGCAAAGATTCATGCAGAGTACAGTGCAGCCAAAGTGCCTCACGGGAATGTGAAATCCTCCAACGTGCTTCTAGACAAGAACGGTGTTGCATGCATCTCCGATTTTGGGTTATCACTCCTATTAAACCCGGTTCACGCCATTGCCCGATTGGGAGGGTACAGGGCCCCGGAGCAAGAACAGAACAAGAGGCTATCTCAGCAGGCTGATGTGTATAGTTTCGGAGTATTGTTGTTAGAAGTTCTCACAGGAAGAGCTCCTTCATCGCAGTACCCTTCACCGGCTCGTCCCCGAATGGAGGTAGAGCCGGAACAGGCTGCGGTGGACCTTCCCAAATGGGTTCGCTCGGTGGTGAGAGAAGAGTGGACTGCAGAGGTTTTTGATCAGGAGTTGTTGCGCTACAAGAACATTGAGGAAGAGCTTGTGTCCATGTTGCATGTGGGGTTGACTTGTGTGGTGGCGCAGCCAGAGAAGAGGCCAACCATGGAGGAAGTTGTGAAGATGATTGAGGAGATCAGGGTGGAGCAATCGCCTCTTGGGGAGGACTATGATGTATCATGCAATTCGCTTTCGCCTTCCATTCCCACCACTGAAGATGGTCTAGCTTAG